One genomic segment of Bacteroides caccae includes these proteins:
- a CDS encoding LysO family transporter, with amino-acid sequence MFIIIGIMLTGMLFGYLLRSKRLTWIHKIITFLIWVLLFLLGIDVGGNDIIVKGLHTLGLEALIITLAAVIGSTLFAWGLWYLLYIRNRGKETKA; translated from the coding sequence ATGTTTATCATCATTGGAATTATGCTGACGGGGATGCTGTTTGGTTATCTATTACGTAGCAAACGTCTCACGTGGATACATAAAATAATCACTTTCCTTATATGGGTACTGCTATTTCTGCTAGGTATTGATGTAGGTGGCAATGATATTATTGTCAAAGGATTGCATACATTAGGACTCGAAGCACTTATTATTACGCTGGCAGCGGTTATCGGCAGCACATTATTCGCCTGGGGGCTCTGGTACTTATTGTATATAAGGAATAGAGGAAAGGAGACGAAAGCATGA
- a CDS encoding lysine exporter LysO family protein: MKGSLIIVSFFIVGTLCGFFHLIPYDFTDSKLSYYALCGLMFCVGTSIGNDPNTLKSFRSLNPRLMFLPIMTILGTLAGCAVAGFFMSQRSSSECMAIGAGFGYYSLSSIFITEYKGPELGTIALLSNIMREITALLGAPLLVKYFGKLAPISVGGATTMDTTLPIITRCSGKEFVIISIFHGFVVDFSVPFLVTFFCSISF; encoded by the coding sequence ATGAAAGGCAGCCTGATTATCGTCTCATTCTTTATCGTGGGTACCCTGTGCGGATTCTTTCATCTGATTCCTTACGACTTTACTGACAGTAAACTTAGTTATTATGCTCTCTGCGGTTTGATGTTCTGTGTAGGTACCAGCATCGGAAATGATCCGAACACCCTGAAAAGTTTCCGCTCACTGAATCCCCGTCTCATGTTCCTGCCTATCATGACAATACTGGGTACACTGGCAGGGTGTGCCGTAGCAGGCTTCTTCATGAGTCAACGTTCATCATCAGAATGTATGGCAATAGGAGCAGGATTCGGCTATTATTCGCTTTCCAGTATATTCATCACCGAATACAAAGGACCGGAATTGGGGACTATTGCATTGCTCTCCAATATCATGCGTGAAATTACAGCCTTACTCGGAGCGCCTTTACTAGTGAAATATTTCGGAAAACTAGCCCCTATTTCTGTTGGTGGAGCTACAACTATGGATACTACGCTTCCAATCATCACCCGATGTTCCGGAAAAGAATTTGTCATTATTTCTATCTTTCATGGTTTTGTGGTAGACTTCAGCGTTCCTTTCCTGGTCACATTCTTTTGTTCAATTTCATTCTAA
- a CDS encoding DUF2027 domain-containing protein, which translates to MKIGDKVRFLSEVGGGIVTGFQGKDFVLVEDADGFDIPMPIRECVVIETDDYNMKRKPGSSTPKTEGPVKPVKPEMPVIQRQPEVRGGDTLNVLLAYVPEDAKAMMTTPFEAYLVNDSNYYLYYTYLSAEGKAWKTRSHGLVEPNTKLLLEEFTKDVLNDMERVAVQLVAFKDGKTAAIKPAVSVEIRIDTVKFYKLHTFGDSDFFEEPALIYDIVKDDMPAKQVYVSAEEIQVALLQKKSVDKPKSQPIVKSGHGSKNGIIEIDLHIDSLLDDTQGMGNSEILNYQLDKFREVMETYKNKREQKIVFIHGKGDGVLRKAIIDELKRKYSNCRYQDASFQEYGFGATMVTVK; encoded by the coding sequence ATGAAAATAGGAGATAAAGTACGCTTCCTTAGTGAAGTAGGTGGCGGAATCGTAACCGGATTCCAGGGAAAAGATTTTGTTTTGGTAGAAGATGCGGACGGCTTTGACATTCCGATGCCGATACGTGAGTGCGTAGTGATAGAAACGGATGACTATAACATGAAACGAAAACCTGGTTCATCGACTCCGAAAACGGAAGGACCTGTCAAGCCCGTAAAACCGGAAATGCCTGTCATTCAGCGTCAACCGGAAGTACGTGGTGGAGATACACTGAATGTTCTTCTGGCTTATGTGCCCGAAGATGCGAAAGCAATGATGACTACTCCTTTCGAGGCTTATTTGGTGAATGATAGCAATTATTATCTGTATTATACTTACTTGAGCGCAGAAGGAAAGGCATGGAAAACTCGTTCGCACGGATTGGTGGAACCTAATACAAAACTGTTGCTGGAGGAGTTTACAAAAGATGTACTGAATGATATGGAACGGGTAGCTGTGCAACTGGTAGCTTTCAAGGATGGTAAAACGGCTGCTATCAAACCTGCCGTTAGTGTAGAAATACGTATTGATACGGTGAAGTTCTATAAACTTCATACGTTCGGTGATTCTGACTTCTTTGAAGAACCGGCTTTAATTTATGATATTGTGAAAGATGATATGCCGGCCAAGCAAGTCTATGTTTCCGCAGAGGAGATCCAAGTTGCTTTATTACAGAAGAAATCTGTTGATAAACCTAAATCGCAGCCGATCGTGAAATCCGGTCATGGGAGTAAGAATGGAATTATCGAAATAGATCTTCACATTGATTCATTGCTGGATGACACACAAGGTATGGGTAATAGTGAGATCTTAAACTATCAATTGGATAAGTTTCGGGAGGTAATGGAAACCTATAAGAACAAGCGTGAACAAAAGATTGTTTTTATTCACGGAAAAGGGGACGGAGTACTTCGGAAAGCTATCATTGACGAACTAAAACGGAAATACAGTAATTGTCGCTATCAGGATGCCTCTTTCCAAGAATATGGCTTTGGAGCTACAATGGTGACTGTTAAATAG
- a CDS encoding HAD family hydrolase, whose amino-acid sequence MKELIKVIAFDADDTLWSNEPFFQDIEKQYTDLLKSYGTPEDISAALFQTEMNNLKCLGYGAKAFTISMVETALRVSGRKISATDIQHIIELGKSLLKMPIELLPGVKETLKTLKKTGKYKLVVATKGDLLDQENKLERSGLAPYFDHIEVMSDKTEKEYQRMLNILQITPSELVMVGNSLKSDIQPVLSLGGYGVHIPFEVMWKHEVVDSFTHVHLKQVRRFDELLSLF is encoded by the coding sequence ATGAAAGAACTTATTAAAGTAATTGCCTTTGATGCAGATGACACCCTATGGAGTAACGAACCTTTTTTCCAGGATATAGAAAAACAATACACAGACCTGTTAAAGTCCTACGGAACTCCCGAAGATATTTCGGCCGCTTTATTTCAAACAGAAATGAACAACCTGAAATGTCTCGGATATGGCGCCAAAGCTTTTACCATTTCTATGGTCGAGACGGCTTTGCGAGTTAGTGGACGAAAGATTTCAGCCACAGATATCCAACATATTATTGAGTTAGGAAAATCATTATTAAAAATGCCTATCGAACTGTTGCCGGGAGTCAAAGAAACCCTGAAAACACTAAAAAAAACAGGAAAGTACAAACTGGTGGTTGCTACTAAAGGCGACCTGCTCGATCAGGAAAATAAACTGGAACGTTCCGGCTTAGCTCCCTATTTCGATCACATCGAAGTTATGTCCGATAAAACAGAGAAAGAATATCAGCGAATGTTGAACATACTGCAAATTACCCCTTCGGAACTTGTCATGGTTGGCAATTCCCTGAAATCAGATATTCAACCTGTCCTATCTTTAGGAGGATACGGAGTACATATTCCTTTCGAAGTAATGTGGAAGCATGAAGTGGTAGATAGCTTTACACACGTTCACCTTAAACAAGTAAGAAGATTCGATGAATTGCTATCTCTGTTTTAA
- a CDS encoding winged helix DNA-binding domain-containing protein, which yields MKIPNIRLQNQQLLNPLFCQPKELVSWLGAMQAQNYSMVKWAVGMRLKSATIQTVEEALRKGEILRTHVMRPTWHLVAAEDIRWMLKLSARRIKSANDSFAKGYDLEITDELYAKSYNLLEKILCGNKSLTKQEIAEHFCCSGILVDADNHRMTRFMVRAEQEGIVCSGEDKGGKYTYTLLEERVPPVPEITKDEALARLARGYFRSHAPAVLQDFIWWSGLPVSEAKQAIYLIESELTAEQWNGQTWYVHEACRTRGKVSGRLHLLPSYDEYLLGYKDRTDVLPKEHYPKAFTNNGLFYPVILHEGQVIGNWSKSAKKGSASIECSWFRSNDCVDETVLNQEKDKYMRFWQ from the coding sequence ATGAAAATACCGAATATCCGTTTACAGAATCAGCAGTTGTTGAATCCGCTTTTCTGCCAACCGAAAGAGCTTGTGTCTTGGTTGGGAGCTATGCAGGCACAGAATTATTCTATGGTAAAGTGGGCAGTGGGAATGCGTTTGAAGTCAGCAACGATTCAGACCGTAGAGGAAGCGTTGCGAAAAGGTGAAATCTTGCGGACTCATGTAATGCGTCCGACATGGCATCTTGTAGCGGCAGAGGATATTCGTTGGATGCTGAAGTTGTCTGCCCGGCGCATCAAGTCGGCTAATGACTCTTTTGCCAAAGGGTATGATTTGGAAATAACTGATGAGCTTTATGCAAAAAGTTATAATCTGCTGGAGAAGATTCTTTGCGGAAACAAAAGCCTGACCAAACAAGAAATTGCTGAGCACTTTTGTTGTTCGGGGATTTTGGTTGATGCTGATAATCATCGTATGACCCGGTTTATGGTACGTGCCGAGCAGGAAGGCATTGTTTGTAGCGGAGAAGATAAAGGTGGAAAATATACCTATACTCTTTTGGAAGAACGAGTGCCGCCTGTGCCGGAGATTACAAAAGATGAAGCACTGGCACGTTTGGCCAGGGGCTATTTTCGTAGTCATGCTCCGGCAGTGTTGCAAGATTTTATATGGTGGTCCGGACTGCCTGTATCGGAGGCTAAACAGGCTATCTATTTAATAGAATCAGAATTGACGGCAGAGCAATGGAATGGACAAACATGGTATGTCCATGAGGCTTGCCGGACTCGCGGTAAAGTGTCCGGTCGTTTGCATCTTCTTCCTTCATACGATGAATATCTGTTAGGATATAAAGACCGGACGGATGTTTTGCCGAAAGAGCATTATCCCAAGGCATTTACCAATAATGGATTGTTTTATCCGGTTATTCTTCATGAGGGACAAGTGATAGGAAATTGGAGTAAATCTGCTAAAAAAGGAAGCGCATCAATAGAGTGTTCATGGTTCAGGTCGAATGATTGTGTAGATGAAACTGTACTGAATCAGGAAAAAGATAAGTATATGCGGTTTTGGCAATAA
- the aroA gene encoding 3-phosphoshikimate 1-carboxyvinyltransferase, whose amino-acid sequence MMLYKLIPPPSVKATIQLPASKSISNRALIINALGKGIYSPENLSDCDDTQVMIKALTEGQETIDIMAAGTAMRFLTAYLSVTPGERVITGTARMQQRPIQILVNALRELGAEIEYVHKEGYPPLRIKGSVLKGNEITLKGNVSSQYISALLMIGPTLKDGLTLHLSGEIISRPYINLTLQLMQDFGARAVWTSPNSISVAPQSYKSVPFKVESDWSAASYWYQIATLSPEAEIELVGLFHNSYQGDSRGAEVFSRLGITTEFTPQGVKLKKTGKAPEKLEEDFVDIPDLAQTFVVTCALLNIPFRFTGLQSLKIKETDRIAALRTELKKLGYVIEEENDSILMWNGERCEPEETPVITTYEDHRMAMAFAPAVICHPNMLIADPQVVTKSYPGYWEDLKQAGFQVINRD is encoded by the coding sequence ATGATGCTCTATAAACTCATCCCTCCTCCATCGGTAAAAGCAACGATCCAGTTGCCTGCCTCCAAAAGTATCAGCAATCGTGCATTAATTATCAATGCACTGGGTAAAGGCATTTATTCACCGGAAAATTTGTCTGATTGTGACGATACACAGGTGATGATAAAAGCTCTCACCGAAGGGCAAGAGACGATTGACATCATGGCTGCCGGAACTGCTATGCGCTTCCTTACCGCCTATCTGAGTGTGACTCCGGGAGAACGGGTTATTACAGGAACGGCACGTATGCAGCAACGTCCGATACAGATATTGGTCAATGCACTGCGTGAGTTGGGAGCAGAAATAGAGTACGTCCATAAGGAAGGATACCCTCCTCTCCGTATTAAAGGTTCAGTACTGAAAGGGAATGAAATTACCCTGAAAGGCAATGTCAGTTCCCAATACATTTCAGCATTGCTGATGATAGGTCCGACACTCAAAGACGGACTAACCTTGCATTTGAGCGGAGAAATTATTTCCCGTCCTTATATAAACCTGACACTGCAACTGATGCAGGATTTCGGAGCCAGAGCCGTATGGACTTCCCCCAACAGTATTTCCGTAGCCCCACAATCCTACAAAAGCGTTCCTTTCAAAGTAGAGAGCGACTGGAGTGCAGCTTCCTATTGGTATCAGATTGCCACATTATCTCCAGAAGCGGAAATTGAACTAGTAGGACTGTTTCACAATAGTTATCAGGGAGACAGCCGGGGAGCAGAGGTTTTCTCACGCTTGGGAATAACAACGGAGTTTACCCCGCAAGGCGTAAAACTAAAAAAGACAGGTAAAGCACCGGAAAAACTGGAAGAAGATTTCGTTGATATTCCGGACTTGGCGCAAACATTTGTCGTTACGTGTGCTCTGTTGAACATTCCTTTCCGTTTCACAGGACTGCAAAGTCTGAAAATAAAAGAAACTGACCGCATTGCCGCCCTGAGAACCGAACTTAAAAAGTTGGGATACGTTATAGAGGAAGAGAATGACAGTATATTGATGTGGAACGGTGAACGCTGTGAACCGGAAGAAACTCCAGTGATTACAACCTATGAAGATCACCGAATGGCGATGGCGTTTGCACCAGCCGTAATCTGTCACCCCAATATGCTAATTGCCGACCCGCAAGTCGTTACCAAATCATATCCCGGATACTGGGAAGACTTAAAGCAAGCCGGGTTTCAGGTTATAAACAGAGACTAG
- a CDS encoding SusC/RagA family TonB-linked outer membrane protein, whose amino-acid sequence MGLGISSSLFYPNNALADSYLTSKNEVTTTVQQTKKITGNVTNTAGEPIIGATVLEKGNTTNGTITDIDGNFTINLPANATLSISYIGYITQEIQVGYQTSFKVVLKDDTKTLDEIIVVGYGSQKKANLTGAVSSVKMDEALGDRPLLNAADALQGAVPGLFVSNGGNAPGTSKSFQIRGAYSLGVKNSDGTYGNTIKPLVLIDNVEGDIDMINPEDIESINVLKDAASAAIYGARAAGGVILVTTKRPKGASRFELNYNNNFAFGKAVNLPKQAPLMDYLQAYLDCGYSDAYWSLGSPSVSKWMEYLTAYQKDPSSFNTVGDGIYVDESGVPYYLNEKDLYKNFMETSFQMTHNISASGGTDKLRYRISGGYNSNDGVLISDRDKFERMNVNSFISANVTKWFTQEITMSYAHSLQTSPGGMGGVYNTRLVSYYPEGELPASVNTLADEDLPLFTPRNQILYSNPVNNKNDNPRIFLKSILKPLKGLEAVFEYTFDKNIYDYHWYTGQYDYTTIQGGSSKSFVDDYLRKYKQHTNYNSINVYATYNKDFGNHHFKVMAGFNQESSYQETLDTYSYNQAVLDVPAMSSGTGTIKATDSYSEYAIRGGFFRVNYNYLDKYLLEVNGRYDGSSKFPKSSRFGFFPSVSAGWQIAQERFMNSTRHWLDGLKLRASYGVIGNQNINPYTFTPSMSVNNKATSWIIDDTYVTSISSLPALVSQNFTWEKVGTINVGLDVNLFNNRLSGVFEWYQRNTNGMLAPGVQLPAVVGASAPYQNTADMRTRGWELSLNWRDQIGKVGYRIGFNLSDYKSEIIKYDDNAATKLLSSYYPGQTLGEIWGYVVDGYYTVDDFVDTSSWQLKEGVTSINGYNVRPGDVKFKNLRDDDTSTNVITSGDNTFDNPGDRKVIGNTTPRYQYGINLGMNYAGFDLNVILQGTGKRDYWISNVLTFPMNGDNFVPLFEGLSDYWMPKDPDNGDWSAVNPNAKYPRIYGNRGNSGSNLRQSDKYLSDASYLRIKNITLSYKLPKKWVNQIFLNQMKAFVSIENVATFTSLPSGIDPERIEWNYPAFRTVSFGVNITL is encoded by the coding sequence ATAGGACTTGGTATTTCCAGTAGCCTATTCTATCCGAATAATGCGCTTGCAGACTCTTACCTCACAAGTAAGAATGAAGTAACAACGACTGTCCAACAGACCAAAAAGATTACAGGTAATGTGACTAATACGGCAGGTGAGCCGATAATAGGTGCCACTGTATTAGAAAAAGGAAACACAACTAACGGTACTATTACCGACATTGATGGAAATTTTACAATTAACTTGCCGGCCAACGCAACGCTCAGTATTTCTTATATAGGATATATAACACAAGAAATACAAGTGGGGTATCAAACTTCTTTCAAAGTAGTACTGAAAGACGATACAAAAACATTGGATGAAATCATTGTTGTAGGATATGGTTCGCAAAAGAAAGCTAATTTGACTGGTGCAGTTTCTTCCGTGAAAATGGATGAAGCGCTGGGGGACCGTCCGCTTCTGAATGCTGCCGATGCTTTACAGGGAGCTGTTCCTGGACTGTTCGTTTCTAACGGCGGTAATGCACCGGGAACCAGCAAGTCTTTCCAAATCCGCGGAGCTTACTCATTAGGTGTCAAAAACTCGGACGGAACGTATGGAAATACAATCAAACCACTCGTATTGATAGACAATGTGGAAGGGGATATCGACATGATTAATCCGGAAGACATCGAATCTATCAATGTGCTGAAAGATGCTGCATCAGCTGCTATTTACGGTGCACGTGCAGCAGGAGGTGTTATCTTGGTTACTACCAAACGTCCGAAAGGTGCTTCCAGATTTGAATTGAATTACAACAATAACTTTGCATTCGGCAAGGCAGTGAACTTACCAAAACAAGCTCCTTTAATGGACTATCTGCAAGCCTATCTGGACTGTGGATACTCTGACGCATACTGGTCGCTAGGTTCACCTAGCGTCAGCAAATGGATGGAATATCTGACTGCATATCAAAAAGATCCTTCTTCATTCAACACAGTAGGCGACGGCATCTATGTAGACGAATCCGGAGTTCCTTATTATCTGAACGAAAAGGATTTATATAAGAATTTTATGGAGACCAGTTTCCAGATGACACACAACATCTCTGCAAGCGGAGGTACTGATAAACTCCGGTACCGTATCTCGGGAGGTTACAACTCGAACGATGGTGTCCTGATTTCCGACAGAGACAAATTCGAACGTATGAATGTCAATTCATTCATTTCTGCCAACGTGACAAAGTGGTTTACACAGGAGATCACAATGAGCTATGCCCATAGTTTACAAACCTCACCGGGAGGAATGGGAGGAGTATACAACACTCGTCTGGTTTCCTATTATCCGGAAGGTGAACTGCCTGCTTCCGTAAACACACTGGCAGACGAGGATTTGCCTCTCTTCACTCCCCGCAACCAGATATTATACTCAAACCCAGTAAACAACAAGAACGATAATCCGCGTATTTTCCTCAAATCCATTCTTAAACCTCTGAAAGGGCTGGAAGCGGTATTTGAATATACCTTTGATAAAAATATATATGATTACCACTGGTACACCGGACAATACGACTATACAACCATCCAGGGAGGAAGTTCCAAATCCTTCGTAGATGATTATCTGAGAAAGTACAAACAACATACGAACTATAATTCAATTAACGTATATGCTACTTATAACAAAGACTTCGGTAACCACCACTTTAAAGTAATGGCTGGTTTTAACCAGGAATCCAGCTATCAAGAGACATTGGATACGTACTCATACAATCAGGCAGTACTCGATGTTCCGGCAATGTCATCAGGAACAGGTACGATAAAAGCCACTGATTCATATAGTGAGTATGCTATCCGTGGAGGATTCTTCCGCGTCAACTACAATTATCTCGACAAATATCTGCTGGAAGTAAACGGCCGTTATGACGGTTCTTCCAAATTCCCCAAGAGTTCACGTTTCGGATTTTTCCCTTCTGTATCTGCCGGCTGGCAAATTGCCCAGGAGAGATTTATGAATTCCACCCGTCATTGGCTGGACGGTTTGAAGCTCCGCGCCTCTTACGGTGTCATCGGCAACCAAAACATCAATCCGTACACCTTCACCCCGTCTATGAGCGTAAATAATAAAGCCACTTCATGGATTATAGATGATACGTATGTAACCTCTATCAGTTCCCTGCCCGCATTAGTAAGCCAGAATTTCACATGGGAGAAAGTAGGAACAATCAACGTAGGATTGGACGTAAACTTGTTCAACAACCGTCTGAGCGGAGTATTCGAATGGTATCAACGGAACACGAACGGGATGCTTGCCCCCGGTGTACAATTGCCTGCTGTTGTAGGTGCCAGTGCCCCCTATCAGAACACAGCCGATATGCGTACACGAGGTTGGGAACTTAGCCTGAACTGGAGAGACCAAATAGGTAAGGTAGGCTATCGAATCGGGTTCAATCTTTCCGATTATAAATCAGAAATCATTAAATATGACGATAATGCAGCTACCAAATTATTGAGTTCCTACTATCCGGGACAAACACTGGGAGAAATCTGGGGATATGTCGTAGACGGATATTATACTGTTGACGACTTTGTGGATACCTCTTCCTGGCAACTAAAAGAGGGAGTTACTTCTATCAACGGCTATAATGTACGTCCCGGAGATGTGAAATTTAAGAATCTACGTGACGATGATACTTCCACCAACGTAATTACCAGCGGTGACAATACATTTGACAACCCGGGAGATCGTAAGGTTATCGGAAACACAACTCCCCGTTACCAATATGGTATCAATCTCGGAATGAATTATGCGGGATTCGACCTGAATGTTATCTTGCAAGGTACAGGAAAACGGGATTACTGGATTTCAAATGTACTCACTTTCCCGATGAACGGTGATAACTTTGTTCCTCTTTTTGAAGGATTGAGTGACTATTGGATGCCTAAAGATCCTGATAACGGTGATTGGAGTGCAGTAAATCCTAACGCTAAATATCCCCGCATCTACGGTAATCGCGGCAACTCCGGTTCGAATCTGAGACAGAGCGACAAATATCTGTCCGATGCTTCCTATCTGCGCATCAAAAACATAACCCTATCCTACAAATTACCCAAGAAATGGGTAAACCAGATTTTCCTGAATCAGATGAAGGCGTTTGTCAGCATAGAAAATGTAGCAACTTTCACTTCACTACCTTCAGGTATCGACCCAGAGAGAATTGAATGGAACTACCCGGCATTCCGTACGGTTTCATTCGGAGTAAATATCACGTTATAA
- a CDS encoding RagB/SusD family nutrient uptake outer membrane protein — protein MKKILLFLTLFTGMTLTGCNDSFLEKYPVTSLTEENAFQSYDNFKAFMWPCYEMFSNTNIATSTTAIGRNSHYLGDVYAGYLEQRGASSQNKYAFQTVTNATSGNGWNFSSFIRRINIMLSHVDDSNMTEEEKNHWKSVGYFFHSFWYMELIDRFGDVPWVDTPLDDTSEEAYGSRMPRLEVADKVLDRLLWAESNIGNTAIYEKKDGSNTINQNCVRAAISRFTLREGTWRKYHELGSYDRYFTECKRVSKLLMQDYPSLYTGTDGQPGAGYGEMWTTDDLSTVPGIILYQQWLETIKPGHSCYYEHTSSHDIEMHQGTVDLYLCKDGKTISNSELYAGDKDIYSTFRNRDPRMYHTIMPPYKVVDGKGDYTTWSYTSDPADREYIDIMGPNESCSNPGVGMKRLPGQNWSASLVRRVPNLQGGAQYTIEGKKYGPHAYVACRSGYYVWKNWDNWEENYNNAQVNTADKPIFKIEEILLNYAEAMYETGAFDQNVAEETINKLRTRAGVEKMTVANIDENFDPKRGKYYPKNNTTGILVDPVLWEIRRERIIELMGEGFGFYDVRRWRMAPWFVNMQQKGMWISKNELSSLTLLNETTGTSDGANGSMTEGYIYLFNDPIKEGKGWLEKYYLYQVPLEEIALNPNLTQNPGWDKE, from the coding sequence ATGAAAAAGATACTATTATTTCTAACCCTTTTCACAGGGATGACATTGACGGGATGTAATGACAGTTTTTTAGAGAAATACCCCGTGACCAGCTTGACGGAAGAAAATGCTTTCCAGTCATACGACAATTTCAAAGCTTTCATGTGGCCTTGTTATGAAATGTTTTCCAACACAAATATAGCCACCTCCACTACCGCTATCGGACGTAATTCTCACTATCTCGGTGACGTATATGCCGGATATCTGGAACAAAGAGGTGCAAGCAGCCAAAATAAATATGCGTTTCAGACAGTGACAAACGCAACCTCCGGCAACGGCTGGAACTTTTCTTCCTTCATTCGCCGCATTAACATCATGCTGTCGCACGTGGATGACTCTAACATGACCGAAGAAGAAAAGAACCACTGGAAATCCGTGGGATATTTCTTCCATTCTTTCTGGTATATGGAATTGATTGACCGCTTTGGTGATGTTCCCTGGGTAGATACTCCGTTGGACGATACTTCGGAAGAAGCTTACGGTTCCCGTATGCCCCGCCTCGAAGTAGCGGACAAGGTATTAGACCGTTTGCTGTGGGCAGAATCGAATATCGGCAACACAGCGATCTATGAAAAAAAGGATGGCTCTAACACTATCAACCAGAACTGTGTACGAGCAGCCATTTCCCGTTTCACTCTTCGGGAAGGTACCTGGAGAAAGTACCATGAACTGGGAAGTTACGACAGATATTTCACAGAATGTAAGCGCGTTTCGAAACTGTTGATGCAAGATTATCCTTCTCTGTATACAGGAACAGACGGACAACCGGGTGCCGGTTATGGCGAAATGTGGACTACGGACGATTTGAGTACAGTTCCGGGCATCATCCTCTACCAACAATGGTTGGAAACAATCAAACCGGGACACTCATGTTATTACGAACACACTTCTTCCCACGACATAGAGATGCATCAAGGAACGGTAGATCTGTATCTTTGTAAGGATGGAAAGACTATTTCCAATTCTGAATTATATGCCGGAGACAAAGATATCTATTCGACTTTCCGTAACAGAGACCCACGTATGTACCATACTATCATGCCGCCCTATAAAGTAGTGGACGGTAAAGGGGACTATACCACATGGTCGTATACCAGCGATCCTGCCGACCGCGAATATATTGACATCATGGGTCCAAACGAGTCATGCAGTAATCCGGGAGTGGGCATGAAACGCTTGCCGGGACAAAACTGGAGTGCTTCGTTAGTACGACGGGTTCCCAACTTGCAAGGCGGTGCACAATACACAATCGAAGGGAAGAAATACGGACCGCATGCTTATGTTGCCTGCCGTTCGGGATACTACGTATGGAAAAATTGGGATAACTGGGAAGAGAACTATAACAATGCACAGGTAAATACAGCCGATAAACCGATCTTCAAAATAGAAGAAATACTGTTGAACTATGCAGAAGCGATGTACGAAACCGGCGCATTTGACCAAAATGTAGCTGAAGAAACAATTAACAAGTTACGTACCCGAGCAGGAGTAGAAAAGATGACAGTTGCTAATATTGACGAGAATTTCGATCCCAAACGTGGCAAATACTATCCGAAAAACAATACAACGGGTATCTTGGTAGACCCTGTCCTTTGGGAAATACGCCGCGAACGCATCATCGAGTTAATGGGTGAAGGATTCGGTTTCTATGATGTGCGTCGTTGGAGAATGGCTCCATGGTTTGTAAATATGCAACAGAAAGGTATGTGGATATCCAAAAACGAACTAAGTTCACTAACCCTACTGAACGAAACGACCGGAACATCGGACGGCGCCAATGGTTCTATGACTGAAGGATATATCTATCTGTTCAACGATCCTATCAAAGAAGGTAAAGGATGGCTTGAAAAATACTACTTATATCAGGTTCCGCTGGAAGAAATCGCGTTGAACCCCAACTTAACACAAAATCCGGGCTGGGATAAAGAATAA